The sequence GCAACGGGGACCTGGGCGTCGGCCCCGCCTGCCGCGGCCTCGTCAACGCTCCGGTGCCGTACCCCGCCGTGAAACTCAACGACGGGGTGCGGCGATGACGTCGTTGACGCCGTCGACGCGGCGGTCTGTGGTGGAACTCACCCTGCTGCTTCTCGCGGCAGCGGCCGTGCTGGTCACCATCATCGCGACACTGCGGCCGATCGGGCTCGCTGACCACAACGCCTCGTACGTCGCCGATTTCACCTCGGCCAGCCATCTCAAGGTGGGGGAGACCGTTCGTGTCGCCGGGGTCGAGGTCGGTCAGGTGACCGGGATCGACCTCACCGCCCAGGACCTCGCCGAGGTTCACTTCCGGGTCAGCTCCGAGGTGCCGGTCTCGAGCACCACGAAGGTGGCGATTCGCTACCTGGACCTCGCCGGCAATCGCTATCTCGCCCTGGATCGGGGCGCCACCGACGGGACCCCTCAGGGGTCGGCCACGATCCCCGTGGCGCGTACGACGCCGGCCCTCGACATCAACGACCTCCTCAACGGATTCCGCCCCCTGCTGCGGGGTCTGAACGGGGCTGATCTGAACGCCCTCAGCCTCGAGATCGTCCAGACGCTCCAGGGAGATGGCAACGGATTCGGGAATCTGATGGCTCACACGGCTTCGCTGACGCAGGGTCTGGCGGCACGCAGCAACTTGATCAGCGAGGTGATCGGCAACCTCAATGGGTCGATCGGTCTCTTCGCGGACCGCCATATCCAGCTCGAGGGACTCATCGCCTCGCTCAGCTCCCTGAGCGGTGGGCTGGCAGCCGACCGGGTGAGCATCACCGAATCGATCTCCCACATCGACGACATGACAGCGCTGACTGCCTCCCTGTTGAGTGAGGCACGGCCCTCGATCAAGGCCGATGTGGCGCAGCTGGGCGCGATCGCGACCACACTGAGTTCGCAGTACGGGCATGACCAGATCGCGTACGCACTCAACGAGCTGCCGGGCAAACTCGCCCGGTTGTCGTCGACCGCGTCCTACGGATCCTGGTTCAACTACTACATCTGCGGCGTCCGGATTGTCACCAGTGCCAGCGCCCGCGGCATCGATCCGGTGCTGGCCCACCTGCTCGAACAGATCCATCTGGTCGACAGCGCGGCGAGGTGCAGGTGATGGCGCGTGGGAAGGGACACTCGGATCGGCGTACCGGGGTCGTCGGTGCCGTCGTGGTGGCGCTCATCGTGGCGTTCGCACTCAACGCGGGGAACGTCCTGGGCTGGATCCGCGGCTCGACAGGCGGCTCGGCCGACTTCACCGAGATCGGTGGCCTGTTGCCGGGCGACCCGGTGGCGATCGCCGGCATCGACGTCGGCCATGTCACGAAGCTCACCATGGAGCCCGGCTTCATCCGGGTCAGCTATTCGCTGGACCAGTCGCCGCACCTCGGCGACGAGACCCGCGCGGTGATCGCGGTTCGTGACGTCCTGGGCAGCAAGGAACTCGACCTGGTGCCCGCTGGCACCGGGGTGCTGCAGGGGACGATTCCGATCAGTCGGACCCAACCGGTGTACGACCTCACGACGGCTTTCGGCGACGTCACGACCAAGGTCCAGTCCATCGACGTTCCGGCGCTGCAGAAAGCCCTGAACACGGTTGCCACCGAACTCCGCGGCTCGGGTCCGGATCTGCGAGGCGCGCTCAAGGGCCTGTCGGCGTTGTCGACGACCCTGGCGGCCAGGAATGACGATCTCGACGCCCTGCTGCAGCACGCGAACGTGCTCACTGCGTCACTGGATCGGAGCAAGGGCAACGTGGTCCAGTTGCTGCACTCGGCGACGCTGCTGCTCAACGCCCTCGCTCAGCGCAAGCAGGCCCTGTCGGGCTTGATCGTGCACACCCGTGAGTTGGCCGATGAGCTGTCCAGCCTGGTCGCGGACAACCAGAAGCAGATCGGTCCCGCTCTTCAGGCCCTGGGTGCCGTGGCGCTGCAGTTGGAGCAGCGTCGCGATGACCTCGCCCGGACGATCAAGGGCGTGTCCCTATTCGCCCGTGTCTTCGTGAACACCATCGGTAGCGGACCCTGGTTCGACTCCTACATCGGGAACGCGCCGGACTCCCTGAAATTGGAGAGCCCCCAATGACCCGGTGGATGAGGATCATCGCAGCGACCGCAGTCGTCGCCGTCTTGGTGTCGCTGACGGTCGTCCTGTGGGGTGGCGGGGCGTCAGCGCGCACGGTCGCTGCGGACTTCCCGCGGACCGTGGGCCTCTTCGTGGGTTCCGAGGTCCGGATCATGGGCATGAAGGTCGGCACCGTCAAGAGCATCACCCCGCACGGCACCTACAGCCACGTGGTGATGTCGTACGACGGCAGTCTCGAACTCCCCGCAGACGTCAAAGCCGCGATCGTGTCTCCCTCGGTGATCTCGGACCGCTTCGTCCAGTTGGCACCCGGGTACGTCAGCGGTCCGACGATGGGTGACGGGGCAACGATCCCGACGAATCGCACGGCCATTCCGGTCGAGCTGGACGACTCCCTCGCCACGACCACGCAGCTGGCCCAGGATCTGGGGCCCAACGGAGCCAACAAGGACGGCGCTCTCAACTCCGCGCTCCGGGCGTTGGCGGGCGTACTCGACGGCAACGGCACTCCGGCGCACGTGACCCTCCACCAGCTGTCGCTGGTCTCGGACACGCTCGCAGCGAACGCTCCGCAGCTGGCCGCGACGTTGGGGCATCTCGCACACCTGACCGGCGCGTTGCAGGCTCACAACGATGACGTCGTCTCCTTCAACACCTCGTTGGCTGACATCTCGCATGCGCTGGCCTCGGACTCCGGCGACCTGTCGGCCCTGCTGTCCACGTTGGCAACCACGCTCGGAACCGTGACGACGTTCGTCGCGCAGAACCGGTCCTCGCTGGCCACCGACGTCCACCGACTGGCATCGGTGGCCGCCACCCTGGCAGGGGAGAGGAACGCGCTGGCGGAGATCGCCGACATCGCGCCCA comes from Nocardioides baekrokdamisoli and encodes:
- a CDS encoding MCE family protein produces the protein MTSLTPSTRRSVVELTLLLLAAAAVLVTIIATLRPIGLADHNASYVADFTSASHLKVGETVRVAGVEVGQVTGIDLTAQDLAEVHFRVSSEVPVSSTTKVAIRYLDLAGNRYLALDRGATDGTPQGSATIPVARTTPALDINDLLNGFRPLLRGLNGADLNALSLEIVQTLQGDGNGFGNLMAHTASLTQGLAARSNLISEVIGNLNGSIGLFADRHIQLEGLIASLSSLSGGLAADRVSITESISHIDDMTALTASLLSEARPSIKADVAQLGAIATTLSSQYGHDQIAYALNELPGKLARLSSTASYGSWFNYYICGVRIVTSASARGIDPVLAHLLEQIHLVDSAARCR
- a CDS encoding MCE family protein, with protein sequence MARGKGHSDRRTGVVGAVVVALIVAFALNAGNVLGWIRGSTGGSADFTEIGGLLPGDPVAIAGIDVGHVTKLTMEPGFIRVSYSLDQSPHLGDETRAVIAVRDVLGSKELDLVPAGTGVLQGTIPISRTQPVYDLTTAFGDVTTKVQSIDVPALQKALNTVATELRGSGPDLRGALKGLSALSTTLAARNDDLDALLQHANVLTASLDRSKGNVVQLLHSATLLLNALAQRKQALSGLIVHTRELADELSSLVADNQKQIGPALQALGAVALQLEQRRDDLARTIKGVSLFARVFVNTIGSGPWFDSYIGNAPDSLKLESPQ
- a CDS encoding MCE family protein; its protein translation is MRIIAATAVVAVLVSLTVVLWGGGASARTVAADFPRTVGLFVGSEVRIMGMKVGTVKSITPHGTYSHVVMSYDGSLELPADVKAAIVSPSVISDRFVQLAPGYVSGPTMGDGATIPTNRTAIPVELDDSLATTTQLAQDLGPNGANKDGALNSALRALAGVLDGNGTPAHVTLHQLSLVSDTLAANAPQLAATLGHLAHLTGALQAHNDDVVSFNTSLADISHALASDSGDLSALLSTLATTLGTVTTFVAQNRSSLATDVHRLASVAATLAGERNALAEIADIAPIAFQNLDETYDPQAQAVRTRANLSVVITALNNAVCDAMVKQAGASILPVCQQTLRLVLGAAK